From Vitis vinifera cultivar Pinot Noir 40024 chromosome 14, ASM3070453v1, a single genomic window includes:
- the LOC100254140 gene encoding uncharacterized protein LOC100254140 — MAATTRMVFLLLLVFFPSSMLKAEANPHLPYVIKASSSTTGIVTGCEGICRCGPCCLCVYDPMPTCKECCESCDPKLKP; from the exons ATGGCTGCAACTACTAGAATGGTGTTCTTGTTGCTCCTGGTGTTCTTCCCTTCCTCAATGCTCAAGGCTGAAGCCAACCCTCACCTTCCATATGTCATCAAGGCATCTTCATCTACTACTGGAATTGTAACAG GCTGTGAAGGTATATGTAGATGTGGTCCTTGCTGCCTGTGTGTGTATGATCCGATGCCTACCTGCAAAGAGTGCTGTGAATCCTGTGATCCAAAACTAAAGCCCTGA